A window from Engraulis encrasicolus isolate BLACKSEA-1 chromosome 13, IST_EnEncr_1.0, whole genome shotgun sequence encodes these proteins:
- the LOC134461864 gene encoding uncharacterized protein LOC134461864 — protein MPSRSSRRRAAQQRRWALWCFAGSQEKETAEMATQTEWPTTEVASQTECLTAEVAIQAGPDTAEAATQAGRVTAEAGIQAVWGTAEAGIQAVRGTVEAQTQAVWATSEAGIQAERETAEVDIQVDWIEATTIGLQQSTQAHVARGQLVLFEPPTGTVQGMWQMMAFEFAEVFRQGVMWVEVKLRCEEWREGSYLRRYWYLTNTCYEQTAEGIVGPYANGDLVTVVERYCGGITGLYSHMQTQMTTVMEIGGLLHAQTTTTCRGLSMDAAGMWTRLETTNTLLMPLDLFMPQPEPTGLLEIDWYPGDDADPADGDADPADDDADPADDDADPADDDSAPTDDSAPADDDDAADDNSAPDDDAAGDDDAAGDDSAPDDDAAADDDSAPDDAAAAAGDDSAPVDDDYAATGDDSAPDDDAAAGDDSAAGDDSAPDDDAAAANDDSAPDDDDSAPVDDSTAGPDAVGCFGDHSAAAPLASQVPSVFYLFQSTGLEDFHLRLGGLREACTVLLAQPETANYIAVTGSMLLKNMAALNGKDAGATQQAFDELVAFAQTQTPTATTELLEVGIHQFNLLDVVFELLLLRDLGTVVQLVPRVQGGFLDHLAAVVQSFLPSEAWSPQAAQCWQLLQSTAVFFVVEILSLDVSAYHQPQHLAQRVFSCLECRIDQLLSVMPSG, from the exons ATGCCATCCCGAAGCAGCAGGCGCCGAGCCGCGCAGCAGAGGAGATGGGCGTTGTGGTGCTTTGCCGGTTCCCAAGAGAAGGAGACGGCGGAGATGGCCACCCAGACCGAGTGGCCGACTACGGAGGTGGCGAGCCAGACTGAGTGCCTGACCGCGGAGGTGGCGATCCAGGCAGGGCCAGACACGGCGGAGGCGGCAACCCAGGCTGGGCGGGTGACGGCCGAAGCCGGCATTCAAGCTGTCTGGGGAACGGCTGAGGCCGGAATCCAGGCGGTGAGAGGAACGGTGGAGGCCCAAACCCAAGCAGTCTGGGCAACGAGCGAGGCCGGGATCCAGGCGGAGCGGGAAACTGCGGAGGTGGACATCCAGGTGGACTGGATCGAGG CCACCACCATTGGATTACAGCAGAGCACCCAGGCG CATGTGGCCAGAGGACAGCTGGTCCTGTTCGAG CCTCCTACGGGGACTGTCCAGGGCATGTGGCAGATGATGGCATTCGAGTTCGCGGAGGTCTTCCGCCAGGGTGTCATG TGGGTGGAGGTGAAGCTGAGGTGTGAGGAGTGGCGTGAGGGCTCCTACCTGAGGAGGTACTGGTACCTCACCAACACCTGTTACGAGCAGACAGCAGAG GGGATCGTTGGTCCATACGCCAATGGGGACTTGGTCACCGTTGTTGAG CGATACTGCGGAGGCATCACGGGGTTGTACtcccacatgcagacacagatgaCCACTGTCATGGAGATTGGAGGACTCCTG CATGCCCAGACAACAACCACGTGCAGGGGTCTGTCCATGGACGCAGCTGGGATGTGGACCCGCCTGGAGACTACCAACACCCTCCTGATGCCGCTGGACCTGTTCATGCCTCAGCCGGAACCTACTGGACTCCTGGAGATCGACTGGTATCCTGGTGATGACGCTGACCCCGCTGACGGCGACGCTGACCCCGCTGACGACGACGCTGACCCCGCTGACGACGACGCTGACCCCGCTGACGACGACTCTGCCCCCACTGACGACTCTGCCCCTGCTGATGACGACGACGCTGCTGACGACAACTCTGCCCCTGACGACGACGCTGCTGGTGACGACGACGCTGCTGGTGACGACTCTGCCCCTGATGACGACGCTGCCGCTGACGACGACTCTGCCCCTGACgacgctgccgctgccgctggtGACGACTCTGCCCCCGTTGACGACGACTACGCTGCCACTGGTGACGACTCTGCCCCTGACGACGACGCTGCCGCTGGTGACGACTCTGCCGCTGGTGACGACTCTGCCCCTGACGACGACGCTGCTGCTGCTAACGACGACTCCGCCCCTGACGACGACGACTCCGCCCCTGTTGATGACTCTACCGCTGGTCCTGATGCTGTTGGTTGCTTTGGTGACCACTCTGCTGCTGCCCCTCTTGCTAGCCAGGTTCCATCTGTGTT CTACCTCTTCCAGTCCACCGGTCTGGAGGACTTCCACCTGAGGCTTGGAGGACTGAGGGAAGCCTGCACT GTCTTGCTTGCGCAGCCAGAGACAGCCAACTACATCGCCGTGACAGGGTCCATGCTCCTGAAGAACATGGCCGCCCTCAACGGAAAG GATGCTGGTGCAACTCAGCAGGCATTTGACGAGTTGGTGGCCTTCGCCCAGACACAGACTCCCACCGCCACCACTGAGCTCCTGGAGGTTGGG ATCCACCAGTTCAACCTCCTGGATGTGGTCTTTGAGCTTCTCCTCCTCAGAGACTTGGGGACTGTTGTGCAGCTGGTCCCT CGGGTACAGGGCGGGTTCCTGGATCATCTGGCAGCAGTGGTCCAGTCCTTCCTGCCCTCTGAGGCTTGGTCACCCCAGGCAGCGCAGTGCTGGCAGCTCCTGCAG TCTACGGCAGTCTTCTTCGTGGTGGAGATCCTGTCCCTGGACGTGTCGGCGTACCACCAGCCCCAGCACCTGGCCCAGAGGGTCTTCAGCTGCCTGGAGTGCCGCATCGACCAGCTGCTGAGCGTGATGCCATCTGGCTaa